One window of the Acidobacteriota bacterium genome contains the following:
- a CDS encoding polyhydroxyalkanoate depolymerase: MESESGEKLAHYTAYRAAGPITVDGRLDEPSWAMAPRSSAFVDIVTGKPAWFDTRVAILWDDQNLYFGFRAEEPDVWATLTERDSKIYEDNDMEVFIAGEDAYYEFEINALNTIYEVFWIWKDQLKPGGKFHAKPEWDPTRHKIMEIDGIGGHIHPRGWRYGFLDWDYPGLKHAVHVDGTLNKRDDVDKGWTVELAFPWKGLKLLADGRQLPPRDGDIWRIDCSRFQQVNKKGERLEVSPGWTWNKHGFYDSHIPEVFTYVHFSDKMAQEGLK; this comes from the coding sequence ATGGAAAGTGAATCAGGCGAAAAGCTGGCGCATTACACGGCTTACCGGGCGGCGGGGCCGATCACGGTGGATGGAAGGCTGGACGAGCCTTCGTGGGCGATGGCGCCGCGTTCGAGCGCTTTTGTGGACATTGTGACGGGCAAGCCGGCGTGGTTTGACACGCGTGTGGCGATCTTATGGGACGACCAGAACCTCTATTTCGGCTTCCGCGCCGAAGAGCCGGACGTTTGGGCCACGCTGACCGAGCGCGACTCGAAGATTTACGAAGACAATGATATGGAAGTCTTCATCGCCGGCGAGGATGCTTATTACGAGTTTGAGATCAATGCGCTTAACACCATCTACGAGGTTTTCTGGATCTGGAAAGATCAACTGAAGCCGGGAGGGAAATTCCATGCCAAGCCGGAATGGGACCCGACCCGGCACAAAATCATGGAGATTGATGGCATCGGCGGGCACATTCATCCGCGCGGCTGGCGCTACGGATTTCTCGACTGGGATTATCCCGGCCTTAAGCACGCCGTGCACGTGGACGGCACGCTGAACAAGCGCGATGACGTGGACAAAGGCTGGACGGTGGAACTGGCGTTTCCGTGGAAAGGACTTAAGCTGCTGGCCGACGGCCGCCAATTGCCGCCCAGGGACGGAGACATTTGGCGCATTGATTGCTCCCGCTTCCAGCAGGTAAACAAAAAAGGCGAGCGCCTCGAAGTGAGTCCCGGCTGGACATGGAACAAGCACGGCTTCTATGATTCGCACATCCCGGAGGTTTTCACCTACGTGCACTTTTCAGACAAAATGGCGCAGGAAG